One stretch of Cygnus olor isolate bCygOlo1 chromosome 1, bCygOlo1.pri.v2, whole genome shotgun sequence DNA includes these proteins:
- the GPR37 gene encoding prosaposin receptor GPR37, whose amino-acid sequence MRPLGAPLALLLCQVLGSWAACALLPAAGSGLQENPHRPPSPPATAPPDPGSRAAAALRGRGAPPAGPGGTCGAAGPGQRRARSSGAGLGAAGGPRWLPLNGSGRGGEGGAGGRGNGTGRRARLRNPFYPLTEESYGAYAVMCLSVVIFGIGIMGNMAVMCIVCHNYYMRSISNSLLANLAFWDFLIVFFCLPLVIFQELTKKWLLEDFSCKIVPYIEVASLGVTTFTLCALCIDRFRAATNVQMYYEMIENCTSTTAKLAVIWVGALLLALPEVVLRQLTKEDPEYSGSPPGERCVVKISTALPDTIYVLALTYDGARLWWYFGCYFCLPTLFTITCSLVTARKIRRAEKACTRGNKRQIQLESQMNCTVVALTILYGFCIIPENICNIVTAYMSTGVSRQTMDLLHLISQFLLFFKSCVTPVLLFCLCKPFSRAFMECCCCCCDECIQKPSTVTSDDNDNEYTTELELSPFSTIRREMSTFASVGTHC is encoded by the exons ATGCGGCCCCTCGGCGCTCCCCTcgccctgctgctgtgccaggtGCTGGGCTCATGGGCCGCCTGCGCCCTGCTCCCCGCTGCGGGCTCCGGGCTGCAAGAAAACCCTCATCGCCCCCCATCTCCGCCGGCCACGGCGCCCCCCGACCCTGGAAGCCGGGCTGCCGCTGCTCTCCGCGGgcgcggagcccccccggcggggcccgggggcacctgcggggctgcggggcctgGGCAGAGGCGGGCGCGGAGCAGCGGGGCCGGcctgggggcggcggggggccccCGGTGGCTGCCCCTGAACGGCTCGGGccgaggaggagaggggggcgcggggggtCGTGGTAACGGCACCGGGCGCCGCGCCCGGCTCCGCAACCCCTTCTACCCGCTGACCGAGGAGTCGTACGGAGCCTACGCCGTGATGTGCCTCTCCGTGGTGATCTTCGGCATCGGCATCATGGGCAACATGGCAGTGATGTGCATCGTCTGCCACAACTACTACATGCGGAGCATCTCCAACTCCCTGCTGGCCAACCTGGCCTTCTGGGACTTCCTCATCGTCTTCTTCTGCCTGCCGCTGGTCATCTTCCAGGAGCTCACCAAGAAGTGGCTCCTAGAAGACTTCTCCTGCAAAATCGTCCCGTACATCGAG GTAGCCTCTCTCGGGGTCACCACCTTCACACTGTGTGCCCTCTGCATTGATCGGTTTCGTGCTGCCACCAACGTGCAGATGTACTATGAGATGATTGAGAACTGCACCTCGACGACTGCCAAGCTGGCCGTCATATGGGTcggggcactgctgctggcactgccgGAGGTTGTGCTGCGCCAGCTGACAAAGGAGGACCCTGAATACAGTGGCAGCCCACCCGGGGAGCGGTGCGTGGTGAAGATATCCACCGCCCTACCTGACACCATTTACGTGTTAGCTCTTACATACGATGGGGCAAGACTGTGGTGGTACTTTGGCTGCTACTTTTGTTTGCCTACCCTTTTCACTATTACCTGCTCCCTGGTAACAGCAAGGAAAATCAGGAGGGCAGAAAAGGCTTGCACAAGAGGGAACAAGCGACAAATTCAGCTAGAAAGTCAGATGAACTGCACAGTGGTGGCTTTGACCATTTTATATGGGTTTTGCATCATTCCTGAAAACATCTGCAACATTGTGACTGCCTACATGTCCACAGGGGTATCTCGGCAGACTATGGATCTCCTCCATCTCATTAGCCAGttccttttgttctttaagTCCTGTGTTACCCCAGTCCTcctcttctgtctctgcaaaCCTTTCAGCCGGGCCTTTATGGAgtgttgctgttgctgctgtgatGAATGCATCCAGAAACCTTCAACAGTGACAAGTGATGACAATGACAATGAGTACACCACAGAACTGGAGCTCTCCCCTTTCAGCACCATCCGTCGTGAAATGTCTACCTTTGCCTCTGTGGGGACTCACTGTTAA